In Meriones unguiculatus strain TT.TT164.6M chromosome 17, Bangor_MerUng_6.1, whole genome shotgun sequence, a single window of DNA contains:
- the LOC132648633 gene encoding olfactory receptor 7A17-like, with protein MEPGNDTQLSEFLLLGFSENQPQIQPLIFGLFLSMYLVTVFGNLFIIMAIIVDSHLHTPMYIFLSNLSFVDICFTSTTVPQMLVNIQTQSKVITYACCITQMYFLLLFSGLDIFLLTVMAYDRYVAICHPLHYMIIMNTRRCGLLVLACWIIGVLNSLLHSFLVLRLSFCTNLEIPHFYCELNQVVHQACSDTFLNDIVIYITAMLLAVGPLSGILYSYSKIVSSIRAISSAQGKYKAFSTCASHLSVVSLFYCTLLGVYLSSAVTQNPHDTAMASLMYTVVTPMLNPFIYSLRNNDMKKALKIVLWQITRKRPMDLPS; from the coding sequence ATGGAACCAGGAAATGACACTCAGCTCTCAGAATTCCTTCTTCTGGGATTTTCAGAGAATCAGCCTCAAATTCAGCCTCTCATATTTGGACTGTTCCTGTCCATGTACCTAGTGACTGTCTTTGGCAACCTATTCATCATCATGGCCATCATTGTAGACTCCCACCTGCACACACCCATGTATATCTTCCTCTCCAATCTGTCCTTTGTGGACATCTGCTTCACTTCCACCACTGTTCCACAGATGCTGGTGAACATTCAGACACAGAGCAAGGTCATCACCTATGCATGCTGCATCACCCAGATGTACTTCTTACTGCTTTTTTCAGGGTTAGATATCTTTCTGCTGACTgtgatggcctatgaccgctatgtggccatctgtcaCCCCCTGCATTACATGATCATCATGAACACAAGACGCTGTGGATTACTGGTACTGGCATGCTGGATCATAGGTGTTCTGAATTCCTTGTTACACAGCTTTTTGGTGCTGCGGCTGTCATTCTGCACAAACTTGGAAATTCCTCACTTTTACTGTGAACTTAATCAGGTTGTACACCAGGCCTGTTCTGACACCTTTCTTAATGACATAGTCATTTACATTACAGCCATGTTACTGGCTGTGGGCCCTCTCTCTGGTATCCTTTACTCCTACTCTAAGATAGTGTCCTCCATTAGGGCAATCTCCTCAGCTCAGGGCAAGTACAAAGCATTTTCAACCTGTGCATCTCACCTGTCAGTGGTCTCCTTATTTTATTGTACCCTCCTGGGAGTGTACCTCAGTTCTGCTGTGACACAAAACCCACATGACACTGCAATGGCTTCATTGATGTACACAGTGGTCACCCCCATGCTGAACCCATTTATCTATAGTCTAAGGAATAATGACATGAAGAAGGCtctgaaaatagttttatggcaGATAACTAGAAAAAGACCAATGGACTTACCTTCATAG